A stretch of Chitinophaga caeni DNA encodes these proteins:
- a CDS encoding NAD(P)-dependent oxidoreductase: MITHIGLIREGKVPSDNRVAFTPQQCAWIMENYPQVSFTVQPSPDRCFSDDEYRQEGVPLSEDLNHCDILMGIKEVPVQQLIPGKKYLFFSHTKKLQEQNKDLLRSIIDKKITLIDYECLVHDDGQRILGFGFFAGVVGAHNGLLAYGQRTGSFTFKRVHQCKDFQELITHYFGVKLPPMKIVVTGSGRVAAGILEVMGLLGIKYVTPDEFLICQYKYPVYTQLKAGELYLKKTDKSYSREDFHRNPGAYECKFLPFATVSDVLMNGIYWDKNIPQLFTWEDLALDNFRIQAIADITDDKFGSVPCNLGDTSIDDPIYGVHKRKREKTEDPFDPDSITMMCVGNLPNELPRDASQYFGDQLMKYVFDDLLMEKSELIRRATIIDAGKLTKKYSYMRDYAGV, encoded by the coding sequence ATGATCACTCATATCGGTTTGATCCGTGAAGGGAAAGTGCCTTCCGACAACCGCGTAGCTTTTACACCACAACAATGCGCCTGGATTATGGAGAACTACCCGCAAGTAAGTTTCACGGTACAGCCTTCGCCGGATAGGTGTTTCTCTGATGATGAATACCGGCAGGAAGGCGTTCCGCTGTCTGAAGATTTAAACCATTGCGATATCCTGATGGGCATCAAGGAAGTGCCGGTTCAGCAATTGATACCCGGAAAGAAATACCTCTTTTTTTCCCATACAAAAAAGCTCCAGGAACAAAACAAGGATTTACTGAGAAGTATTATCGATAAGAAAATCACGTTGATCGACTATGAATGTTTGGTTCATGATGATGGACAAAGGATCTTGGGCTTCGGTTTTTTTGCCGGGGTGGTGGGCGCCCATAACGGCTTGCTTGCCTATGGGCAAAGAACAGGTTCTTTTACTTTTAAAAGGGTACATCAATGCAAGGATTTTCAAGAGCTGATTACCCATTATTTCGGTGTGAAACTACCACCGATGAAGATCGTGGTTACCGGCTCTGGTCGCGTTGCCGCTGGGATTTTAGAGGTGATGGGCTTGCTGGGTATCAAGTATGTAACACCGGATGAGTTTTTGATCTGCCAATATAAATACCCCGTTTACACGCAGTTGAAGGCAGGTGAACTTTATCTAAAGAAAACCGACAAATCATATAGCCGCGAAGATTTTCACCGTAACCCGGGCGCTTACGAATGCAAATTTCTTCCTTTTGCTACCGTGAGCGATGTCTTAATGAACGGTATCTATTGGGATAAAAATATCCCGCAGCTTTTTACCTGGGAAGACCTGGCATTGGACAATTTCCGCATCCAGGCAATCGCTGATATTACGGACGATAAGTTTGGATCTGTTCCTTGCAACCTGGGCGATACTAGCATCGATGACCCTATTTACGGTGTTCATAAACGAAAGCGTGAAAAGACGGAAGACCCTTTCGACCCGGATAGCATCACGATGATGTGCGTTGGTAATTTGCCAAACGAATTACCCAGGGATGCAAGTCAATATTTCGGGGATCAATTGATGAAATATGTGTTCGATGACCTGCTGATGGAAAAAAGCGAATTGATAAGGAGAGCCACGATCATCGATGCTGGGAAGTTGACGAAGAAATATAGTTATATGCGCGATTATGCGGGCGTCTAA
- a CDS encoding spondin domain-containing protein encodes MNYKNFKWLSFGLLPFFLLSCDKDDDQPKQQKVTISIENILDSRPLVESGTFKNDGAAPVVMPGESISLQFYAAKGQAISFATMYGWSNDLFFAPENPGIKLYSEDGTPIEGDVSSQIKLWDNGTRINQTPGASVTHPGTAETSPKNIMQISGMDEQGNKYEAASNLMKASLHYDGNSQFTLTIENISGGTMNETPFSPGVWAVSYIAGGNLLMPNPLYVNGEVSKNGLTNIAEMGDNSVLGDYIAGQTGIFTPLSPVLVVVYNGIDNPIYKTGENDRGKGLKNLAQKGDASVLAAYLETLPGVKNVYVLPAESSTVLLPMINGAAGSKVSQDLNVSKGDRVAIATMYGLSNDWFFASKDNGVDAMEKGDISNTIGLYDDGTAVNQFPGAGITQFNLAGTPLDESKAIEAVPNPNEFTTLPSIIKVTLE; translated from the coding sequence ATGAACTACAAAAACTTTAAATGGCTGAGCTTTGGATTATTACCTTTTTTCTTGTTGTCATGCGATAAGGACGACGATCAGCCCAAGCAACAAAAGGTAACTATCTCGATTGAAAATATTCTAGATTCCCGCCCACTGGTAGAATCAGGTACATTCAAAAATGACGGCGCCGCTCCTGTAGTGATGCCTGGAGAATCCATCTCTTTACAGTTTTATGCTGCCAAGGGACAGGCGATTAGCTTTGCAACGATGTACGGTTGGTCTAATGACTTATTCTTCGCACCGGAAAACCCCGGTATAAAATTATACAGTGAAGATGGTACGCCGATCGAAGGCGATGTGTCAAGTCAAATTAAGTTGTGGGACAATGGAACACGCATCAACCAAACTCCCGGTGCCAGCGTTACACATCCCGGTACCGCGGAAACATCCCCTAAAAATATTATGCAAATATCCGGCATGGATGAACAGGGCAATAAATACGAAGCGGCATCAAACCTGATGAAAGCCAGTTTACACTATGATGGAAACTCTCAATTTACACTGACAATAGAAAATATATCGGGGGGAACGATGAATGAAACGCCATTCAGTCCGGGTGTTTGGGCAGTCTCTTATATCGCCGGTGGAAATTTATTAATGCCCAATCCATTATACGTAAATGGAGAAGTGTCCAAAAACGGCTTAACAAATATTGCGGAAATGGGTGATAACTCCGTATTGGGCGATTATATCGCTGGTCAAACTGGAATCTTTACCCCGTTATCGCCTGTTCTCGTGGTCGTGTACAACGGTATCGATAACCCGATCTATAAGACAGGGGAAAATGATCGCGGCAAAGGGTTGAAAAACTTGGCTCAAAAAGGTGATGCCAGCGTATTGGCTGCTTACTTGGAAACTTTGCCGGGTGTGAAAAATGTGTACGTATTGCCAGCAGAAAGTTCTACTGTTTTATTGCCGATGATTAACGGTGCTGCGGGTAGCAAGGTAAGCCAAGACTTAAATGTAAGCAAAGGGGATCGTGTTGCTATTGCTACAATGTACGGTTTGTCGAATGACTGGTTTTTTGCCAGCAAGGATAATGGTGTTGATGCGATGGAAAAAGGAGATATATCCAATACGATAGGTTTGTATGATGACGGCACAGCCGTAAATCAATTCCCGGGGGCGGGCATTACCCAATTTAACTTGGCAGGAACACCGTTGGATGAAAGTAAAGCCATTGAAGCGGTACCTAATCCAAACGAATTCACCACCTTGCCAAGTATAATTAAAGTAACTCTCGAATAA
- a CDS encoding ligand-binding sensor domain-containing protein, translating into MNKSVRLIFLVLILTLNLSCSERISTRKEANKPGLVATSKTDTLKFTSGIRAIFQDREGNYWFGSHEEGVSVYNGISFEYFTTHDGLPGNQIRSIQEDNNDKIWIGTSNGASVYDKGTFTNYSTKANEPKYDWNKTIGDLWFYAVEEGGINRFDGNNMNYLIFPKPKNETPDNSYGVTGISKDKDGNVWIATYAALFNYDGKMVTIFDHKTLKLKDNELLHIRSVLADSKGRIWIGNNGIGVLLMEGNSIINFSEKYNLIHPASTRRGDKSPRGTLEHVFAIEEDSEGNIWFGDRDSGAWKYDGKKLTNYSISEKLSNPMIWSIYEDQDKNLLFGMAAGGVYKFNGKTFVKQF; encoded by the coding sequence ATGAACAAAAGCGTAAGATTGATTTTCTTAGTGCTCATATTGACACTGAACCTTTCTTGTTCTGAAAGGATATCAACAAGGAAAGAAGCAAACAAGCCAGGATTGGTAGCGACTTCAAAAACCGATACCTTGAAATTTACTTCGGGAATACGTGCTATCTTTCAAGATCGTGAAGGTAATTATTGGTTTGGAAGTCATGAAGAAGGTGTAAGTGTTTATAATGGGATATCATTTGAATACTTTACCACCCATGACGGTTTACCAGGTAATCAAATCCGTTCAATCCAGGAAGATAATAATGACAAAATTTGGATTGGAACTTCAAATGGAGCAAGTGTGTATGACAAAGGAACTTTTACTAATTATTCGACTAAAGCCAACGAACCAAAATATGACTGGAATAAAACCATTGGGGATTTGTGGTTTTATGCTGTCGAAGAAGGCGGGATAAACCGTTTTGATGGAAACAATATGAACTATCTGATTTTTCCAAAACCTAAAAATGAAACCCCTGATAATTCTTATGGCGTAACGGGTATCTCGAAAGATAAAGACGGTAACGTTTGGATTGCAACCTATGCAGCACTATTTAACTATGATGGTAAAATGGTAACTATTTTTGACCATAAAACCTTAAAACTTAAAGATAATGAGCTTCTGCATATAAGAAGTGTATTAGCAGATTCAAAAGGTCGAATTTGGATAGGAAATAATGGGATTGGCGTTTTGCTAATGGAAGGTAATTCAATCATAAATTTTTCTGAAAAGTATAATTTAATCCATCCGGCAAGCACAAGAAGAGGAGATAAATCACCACGGGGCACTCTTGAACACGTTTTTGCCATTGAAGAAGATTCTGAAGGAAACATTTGGTTTGGAGATCGAGATTCAGGAGCTTGGAAATATGACGGTAAAAAGTTGACAAACTATTCAATTAGTGAAAAACTATCTAACCCGATGATTTGGAGCATTTATGAAGACCAAGACAAGAACTTGCTTTTTGGAATGGCAGCAGGAGGTGTTTATAAATTCAACGGGAAAACTTTTGTTAAACAATTTTAA
- a CDS encoding phosphonatase-like hydrolase, with the protein MKDIKMVVFDMAGTTVDEDNIVYKTVHKVLVDEGCPVSLQEVLKHAAGKEKFQAIRDVVASVSGLPDPEGIACRAFAQFKITLEQQYDHVQIKGFDGVEQLFAKLRAGGVKVVLNTGYSKMIAHKLLTKLGWETGTHIDALVTADDVARSRPYPDMIFKAMALFDINNPALVLKAGDSDVDIMEGKNAGCGMTVGVLSGAQGRLQLEAAAPDYIFDKLTGIESLLHVHGLPGI; encoded by the coding sequence ATGAAAGACATTAAGATGGTCGTTTTCGATATGGCTGGAACGACGGTAGATGAAGATAATATTGTTTACAAAACAGTACATAAAGTTTTAGTGGATGAGGGCTGCCCGGTGTCATTGCAGGAAGTTTTGAAACATGCTGCCGGTAAAGAGAAGTTTCAAGCTATTAGGGATGTAGTGGCTTCCGTTAGCGGGCTGCCAGATCCGGAAGGGATCGCTTGCCGTGCATTCGCTCAGTTTAAAATTACCTTGGAGCAACAGTATGATCATGTACAAATAAAGGGTTTCGATGGCGTGGAACAGTTATTTGCGAAACTGCGGGCGGGCGGCGTAAAAGTTGTTTTGAACACGGGTTATAGCAAGATGATTGCCCATAAATTATTGACAAAACTAGGTTGGGAAACCGGTACTCACATCGATGCATTGGTAACCGCGGATGATGTGGCGCGCAGCAGGCCCTACCCGGATATGATCTTCAAGGCGATGGCATTATTTGACATAAATAACCCGGCTTTAGTTTTAAAAGCCGGCGATTCTGATGTAGATATCATGGAGGGTAAGAATGCCGGTTGCGGTATGACGGTTGGGGTATTGAGCGGGGCGCAGGGTAGATTGCAATTGGAGGCCGCGGCTCCTGATTATATCTTTGACAAGCTAACAGGTATCGAAAGTCTTTTGCATGTTCACGGGCTACCCGGGATTTAG
- a CDS encoding tetratricopeptide repeat-containing sensor histidine kinase produces MKFLLLFLVAFYMIFPLEAQQLQRSIDSLNYLLSRHTEQDTTRLKLLNELAFNYYSVSPDKGLELAMEAEQLAKKLHNINGMAVANSRIGVNYWAKGEYGKAMEYNNRAIAIYKESGNRLSYAKNLNNRGISHFALGDYVASLRDHEEALAAFQSLFYQPGVQHSYNNMGTVFLTLNDYPKALDAFLSALRVKGNDDPYLQASVLSNIGLVYKNWKQYDKALAYEQDALKIYTDFGSKRGMASCYSNIASLYDFMHQPGKAIEQFRKSLEINTEIGNREKVASDLTNLGMVYRDQNKKDSAVQYLKHAIELYREQGNKGDLSIAQISLASAIGGPPAEVLKIQEAALKNARESEIPLRISEALLAISETYEHGGQWAAAMKAFKEHAALKDSIYNQEKDREITRKQMSFDFEKKEAAAKAEIQRQSTMRKATMLAGGGLLCAAMLGFILYKRRRDMISIKKEAAFKTLVAETELKALRSQMNPHFIFNSLNSIGDYILKNDTKAARDYLANFSKLMRLTLENSLYPEISLQEDLKFVEMYLAVERKRLQGKFDYRISCSEAIDAENILLPPMLLQPFIENSIWHGFHGDFENGMIEINIAMQGNKLLCSIEDNGQGRRHADTVGKPASLGMSITRSRLDILNAQHTSGALATLQIIDKLKGVKVELLLPLIQKF; encoded by the coding sequence ATGAAATTCTTATTGCTATTCCTGGTAGCATTTTACATGATATTCCCGCTTGAAGCACAGCAGTTGCAGCGGTCAATTGATTCATTAAACTATTTGCTTTCCAGGCATACGGAACAAGATACCACAAGGTTGAAACTGTTGAATGAGCTGGCGTTTAACTATTATTCAGTAAGTCCCGATAAGGGCTTGGAGCTTGCCATGGAAGCGGAACAGCTCGCAAAAAAATTGCATAACATCAACGGTATGGCTGTCGCCAACAGCAGGATTGGCGTTAATTATTGGGCTAAAGGTGAATATGGTAAGGCGATGGAATATAACAATAGGGCCATCGCGATATACAAGGAATCAGGGAACCGCCTGAGTTATGCCAAAAACCTGAACAACCGGGGAATCAGTCATTTTGCCTTGGGGGATTACGTGGCTTCACTAAGGGATCATGAAGAAGCTTTGGCTGCATTCCAGTCGCTGTTCTATCAACCGGGTGTGCAACATTCTTATAATAATATGGGGACTGTTTTCCTAACCCTCAATGACTACCCCAAAGCCCTCGATGCATTCCTTTCGGCATTAAGAGTTAAAGGTAACGATGATCCCTATTTGCAAGCCAGCGTATTGAGCAACATCGGCTTAGTATATAAAAATTGGAAACAATATGATAAGGCCCTGGCATATGAACAGGATGCTCTAAAAATTTATACCGATTTCGGTAGCAAGCGGGGAATGGCTTCTTGTTATTCCAACATAGCGTCCCTGTATGACTTTATGCATCAGCCCGGTAAGGCGATCGAACAATTTAGAAAATCTCTTGAGATCAATACCGAAATTGGAAACCGTGAAAAGGTGGCGAGCGACTTAACTAATTTGGGTATGGTTTACCGCGATCAAAACAAAAAAGATTCAGCAGTTCAATATTTGAAACATGCGATTGAATTATACCGTGAACAAGGCAATAAAGGGGACCTGTCGATTGCTCAAATTTCCCTGGCAAGTGCTATAGGCGGCCCCCCGGCTGAAGTGCTGAAGATCCAAGAAGCGGCGCTAAAAAATGCCCGCGAAAGTGAAATTCCGCTGAGAATCAGTGAAGCCTTGCTTGCCATCAGCGAAACTTATGAACACGGCGGGCAATGGGCCGCGGCGATGAAAGCTTTCAAGGAACATGCTGCGTTGAAGGATTCCATATACAACCAGGAAAAAGACCGGGAAATTACCCGCAAACAAATGAGCTTTGATTTCGAAAAGAAAGAAGCCGCTGCGAAGGCTGAAATACAACGCCAATCAACCATGAGAAAGGCTACAATGTTGGCTGGCGGTGGATTGCTTTGCGCTGCCATGCTGGGATTTATCTTGTATAAAAGAAGGAGGGACATGATCTCTATCAAGAAAGAAGCAGCATTTAAAACGCTGGTAGCCGAAACGGAGTTGAAAGCTTTGAGATCCCAAATGAACCCGCATTTCATCTTTAACTCGTTAAACTCAATAGGCGATTATATCCTTAAAAACGATACGAAAGCGGCCAGGGATTACTTGGCTAACTTTTCCAAACTTATGAGGTTAACTTTGGAGAACAGCCTTTATCCTGAAATATCTTTACAAGAAGATCTCAAGTTTGTAGAAATGTACTTGGCCGTTGAACGAAAACGCTTACAAGGTAAGTTTGATTACAGGATATCGTGTAGCGAAGCGATTGACGCCGAGAATATCTTGTTGCCGCCGATGCTCTTACAGCCTTTTATTGAAAATTCTATCTGGCACGGCTTCCATGGTGATTTTGAAAATGGGATGATCGAGATCAATATCGCTATGCAGGGTAATAAACTGCTTTGCAGTATTGAGGATAATGGCCAGGGGCGCAGGCATGCCGATACGGTAGGAAAACCTGCTTCCCTTGGTATGAGCATCACCAGGAGCAGGCTCGATATATTGAATGCGCAACATACATCGGGAGCGCTGGCCACTTTACAAATAATCGATAAGTTAAAGGGGGTTAAAGTGGAATTATTATTGCCGCTAATCCAAAAGTTTTAA
- a CDS encoding helix-turn-helix domain-containing protein: MEDYIVGIGKRIKELRKKNNLTIHNIASSSGVSNGLISRVENGRTIPSLPVLISIIHSLGIDVPGFFQGLPQHEEKKYIITRKSEHSVIEKEDEAIGFEYRYLFGKQFISIGFEAILLDIQPGSKREKVETDAYEMKLILSGDCSYQIGDDEVLLHEGDTLFFDGRVPHVPVNNGKIPCKMLVIYFFNNTLSTT, from the coding sequence ATGGAAGATTACATCGTTGGCATAGGCAAGCGTATCAAGGAATTGCGTAAGAAAAACAATCTCACGATCCACAATATCGCTAGTAGTAGCGGTGTAAGCAACGGCTTGATTTCAAGGGTAGAAAACGGGAGAACCATCCCTTCCCTACCCGTATTAATCAGCATTATTCATTCTTTGGGAATCGATGTCCCTGGATTTTTCCAGGGCTTGCCGCAGCATGAAGAAAAGAAATATATCATAACGCGGAAATCTGAGCATAGCGTCATTGAAAAGGAAGACGAAGCCATTGGTTTTGAATACAGGTACCTTTTCGGCAAACAATTCATCTCCATAGGCTTCGAAGCCATCCTGCTAGATATTCAACCGGGATCAAAAAGGGAAAAAGTCGAAACCGATGCTTATGAAATGAAACTCATCCTTTCCGGCGATTGTTCTTATCAAATCGGTGATGACGAAGTATTGTTGCACGAAGGAGATACCTTATTTTTCGACGGCAGGGTTCCCCATGTCCCTGTCAACAACGGGAAAATACCCTGCAAAATGCTAGTAATATATTTTTTCAATAACACCCTCTCGACAACCTAA
- a CDS encoding mechanosensitive ion channel family protein: protein MAKDQATYNKKQTKNDRLIFIVKLIVYIALVYVKLNHVDWFAKYNWVTRVMDGLMFFLGANLVISLSRLVLISWYTRKHNLPPLTRDNFVLGLNRISSVLNTTFIVLSLIIVFGYDLSQFITSITIVAAAIAILSKDYIANMINGLIIMFSDQLSLGDHIRIDDYKGKILDITLVNIVLQNDDDDIVLLPNSVIFTSIITNQSKQNIKKLSIEFELDIKHAQSPEELELQLKKAIAPSIKNNISEQSFSLKTLDIKKDLVKFKVQLLLPNQNKELARTIKRELNTAIMAISKEMA from the coding sequence ATGGCAAAAGATCAGGCAACTTATAATAAGAAACAAACCAAGAATGATAGGCTTATTTTTATTGTAAAACTTATCGTGTACATCGCGTTGGTGTATGTCAAGTTGAATCATGTTGATTGGTTTGCCAAATACAATTGGGTAACCAGGGTAATGGATGGCTTGATGTTCTTCCTGGGAGCTAACCTGGTTATAAGCCTGAGCAGGTTAGTATTAATTTCTTGGTATACCAGGAAACATAATCTCCCACCTTTGACAAGAGACAATTTTGTACTCGGTCTAAACAGGATATCGTCCGTATTAAATACTACGTTTATCGTGCTGAGCTTAATAATTGTGTTTGGCTATGACCTATCGCAGTTTATTACCAGCATTACAATCGTTGCGGCAGCTATCGCGATCTTGTCGAAGGATTATATTGCCAACATGATTAATGGTTTGATCATTATGTTCAGCGATCAATTATCATTGGGAGATCATATCAGGATAGATGATTATAAAGGGAAAATCTTGGATATCACCCTGGTCAATATCGTGTTGCAAAATGATGACGATGATATAGTATTGTTGCCCAATTCTGTCATCTTCACGAGCATTATCACCAACCAATCCAAACAAAACATCAAGAAGCTTTCGATAGAATTTGAACTGGATATCAAGCATGCACAATCTCCGGAAGAGCTGGAGCTGCAATTGAAAAAAGCAATTGCACCATCTATCAAGAATAATATTTCGGAACAGAGCTTCTCGCTAAAAACACTTGATATCAAGAAGGACCTGGTCAAGTTTAAAGTGCAATTATTATTACCGAATCAAAATAAGGAATTGGCTAGGACGATTAAAAGGGAATTGAATACGGCGATCATGGCGATTTCAAAAGAAATGGCGTAA
- a CDS encoding LytR/AlgR family response regulator transcription factor, which translates to MNIAIVDDEQHCIDALLELLNHYSEHIASIKTYGNVEAAVKGINSFKPDILFLDIQLQDQTGFDVLKQLRFKDFNLVFCTAFEQYAITAFKFSAMDYLLKPIAGEEFNETMEKLLAKSEKDALNGKMQVLMSHLESSGQQHKKICIPTIDGYVFLKMQEIIRCQADVNYTYIFTADQQKFVVSKTLKHFEDLLKPPHFFRVHNSHLVNMDYIQKYTKGKGGFVTLSDQTVLEVSTRRKDEFLRLCKLLEK; encoded by the coding sequence ATGAATATCGCGATCGTGGATGATGAACAACATTGTATCGACGCATTATTGGAATTGTTGAATCATTATAGTGAACATATTGCCTCGATCAAGACTTACGGCAATGTCGAAGCTGCCGTAAAAGGTATCAACTCCTTTAAGCCGGATATTTTGTTCCTAGATATCCAATTGCAGGATCAAACAGGTTTCGACGTGTTAAAACAGTTGAGGTTCAAGGATTTTAATCTCGTATTCTGTACAGCCTTTGAACAATACGCGATAACTGCCTTTAAATTCAGCGCGATGGATTATTTGCTCAAGCCTATCGCCGGGGAAGAGTTTAATGAAACGATGGAGAAGCTTTTGGCAAAGTCGGAGAAAGATGCGCTCAACGGCAAAATGCAAGTGCTGATGTCGCATTTAGAATCATCGGGACAGCAACATAAAAAAATCTGCATCCCGACCATAGATGGGTACGTGTTTCTGAAAATGCAGGAAATCATCCGCTGCCAGGCAGATGTGAATTATACCTATATTTTCACGGCAGATCAACAGAAATTCGTTGTATCGAAAACGTTGAAGCATTTTGAAGACCTGTTGAAACCCCCTCATTTTTTCCGCGTCCATAATTCCCACCTCGTAAACATGGATTATATACAAAAATACACCAAGGGTAAAGGTGGATTCGTTACACTTTCCGATCAAACAGTGTTGGAGGTATCCACCAGGCGGAAAGATGAATTTTTAAGATTATGTAAATTGCTGGAAAAGTAA
- a CDS encoding helix-turn-helix domain-containing protein, translating to MIREFNDSNTAGRFIMHVNNEFLHGLGMRDEVPQTINTFVYNKGEEQTVTIDEINYKMPSKSILPLVSNQHFSFEHPAALLAWQFNREFYCILDHDAEVGCVGFLFYGIHHPMFILLGEKEVRDMAQLEQTFGDEWQFKDKFQGEMLRTLLKRLIIKATRVAKEQCDDYRDLPDDKLDIVRKFSLILEGNFRKEHGVKFYADGLNKSPKTLTNLFALLNQQSPSKLIQNRIILEAKRYLHYTDKSAKEIAYELGFESPAHFSKFFKSYAGDNISSFRKK from the coding sequence ATGATCAGGGAGTTTAACGATTCAAATACCGCGGGTAGATTTATCATGCATGTAAATAATGAATTTTTACATGGGCTGGGGATGCGCGATGAAGTACCGCAGACGATCAATACATTCGTTTATAACAAGGGGGAGGAGCAAACGGTTACCATTGATGAGATAAATTATAAAATGCCATCTAAATCCATTTTACCCTTAGTCTCCAACCAGCATTTTTCATTCGAGCACCCGGCAGCATTATTAGCTTGGCAGTTTAACCGGGAATTTTATTGCATCTTGGATCATGACGCGGAGGTAGGTTGCGTCGGCTTCCTGTTTTACGGGATACATCACCCGATGTTCATATTGCTAGGGGAGAAGGAAGTCCGCGACATGGCGCAGTTGGAACAAACTTTTGGCGATGAATGGCAATTCAAGGATAAGTTTCAAGGGGAAATGCTGCGTACCCTGCTGAAGCGCCTCATTATAAAAGCCACCAGGGTAGCGAAAGAGCAATGTGACGATTACCGTGATTTACCAGATGATAAGTTGGATATTGTCAGGAAGTTTAGTTTAATCCTGGAAGGGAATTTCCGCAAGGAGCACGGCGTTAAGTTTTATGCGGATGGTTTGAATAAATCCCCGAAAACATTGACCAACTTATTCGCTTTACTGAACCAACAATCTCCCTCCAAATTGATTCAGAACAGGATTATACTGGAAGCTAAAAGGTACTTGCATTACACGGATAAATCTGCGAAGGAAATCGCCTATGAATTAGGCTTTGAAAGCCCGGCACATTTCAGTAAATTTTTTAAATCATATGCCGGGGATAATATTTCTTCTTTCAGGAAAAAGTAA
- a CDS encoding peroxiredoxin-like family protein, whose amino-acid sequence MLKGILTKGVPVLILLLCSLMPSLKAQQVDQYPSMPEDISPLLNGEKIPALMLRDMAGKSVDLNAEFMNKPTVLVVYRGGWCPFCNKQLSALQEAFPALKEMGYQLIAVSTDSPGNLKMTAEKDQLEYTLLSDADLHAAKSLGIAYMAPKAYHKLLPNSTGGLDKDLLLPVPSVFILDKKGVIHFEYINPDFKQRLDAGLLKTVAAGLYKDLM is encoded by the coding sequence ATGTTAAAAGGAATTCTAACAAAGGGGGTGCCGGTGCTAATATTGCTGTTATGCTCATTAATGCCGTCTTTAAAAGCTCAACAGGTGGATCAATATCCAAGCATGCCTGAAGATATAAGCCCGTTGCTGAATGGTGAAAAAATCCCGGCATTAATGTTAAGAGATATGGCAGGTAAAAGCGTTGATCTTAATGCTGAATTTATGAATAAGCCGACCGTCTTGGTTGTTTACAGGGGTGGATGGTGTCCGTTTTGTAATAAACAGCTCTCGGCATTGCAAGAAGCGTTTCCCGCATTAAAGGAGATGGGATACCAATTAATTGCCGTTAGCACCGACAGCCCCGGTAATCTGAAAATGACCGCCGAGAAGGATCAGTTGGAATACACTTTATTATCGGATGCAGATCTACACGCAGCTAAAAGCCTAGGTATTGCTTACATGGCGCCCAAAGCATACCATAAATTACTACCTAATTCAACGGGAGGGCTTGATAAAGATTTGCTATTACCGGTGCCCTCCGTATTTATCCTGGATAAAAAAGGAGTGATTCATTTTGAATATATCAACCCCGACTTTAAACAACGATTGGATGCCGGGTTGTTAAAAACCGTCGCAGCCGGTTTGTATAAGGATTTAATGTAG
- a CDS encoding NAD(P)-dependent oxidoreductase: protein MKIALIGASGFVGNTVLNELLNRGHEVTAIARNVDKLGLDSSNLTKVPADVYDTARLAQVLKGHDAVINTFNSGWNNPNIYDDFLRGSGSIQEATKQAGVKRILTVGGAGSLYIDGQQLVDSPGFPEAFKAGALAARDYLNELRKEAVLDWTFLSPAIEMHHGIERKRTGAYRSGLENPVFNDEQRSWITVDDLAVAIVDEIENPKHIRQRFTVAY from the coding sequence ATGAAAATAGCGTTAATCGGAGCCTCCGGCTTTGTTGGAAACACGGTTTTAAATGAATTACTGAATCGCGGCCACGAGGTAACCGCGATAGCCAGGAATGTAGATAAACTAGGACTAGATAGTTCTAATTTGACTAAAGTTCCAGCCGATGTTTACGATACGGCAAGGCTTGCCCAAGTTTTGAAAGGGCACGATGCAGTGATCAATACGTTTAACAGTGGTTGGAATAACCCTAACATTTACGATGACTTTCTCAGGGGCTCCGGGAGCATACAGGAAGCAACGAAACAGGCCGGCGTAAAAAGAATATTAACTGTTGGTGGCGCCGGTAGTTTATATATCGATGGTCAGCAACTGGTAGATAGCCCAGGATTCCCCGAGGCATTTAAGGCCGGGGCATTGGCGGCACGCGATTATTTAAACGAATTAAGGAAGGAAGCTGTGCTGGATTGGACATTTTTAAGCCCGGCGATCGAGATGCATCACGGCATTGAAAGGAAACGTACAGGCGCTTACCGCAGCGGTTTAGAAAATCCGGTATTTAACGATGAACAACGTAGTTGGATTACCGTAGATGACTTAGCGGTGGCTATCGTGGACGAAATTGAAAATCCTAAACATATTCGGCAACGATTTACCGTTGCATATTAA